CCGATTCAGCAACTTGGCCATCTCGCCGGCGTGAGGCGTAATCACCACCTGCCCTGGCACACGTTCGGGCAACAAGTCAAGTGCGCCGGCATCCACCACGATTGGTGGCATGTCATAAGCATTGCCGGCATCGTCTTCAGCAGACGCATCATAATGCTTGAGCAAGGCCGCTATGGTTTCGCGTTGCATATCCGTGCCGGCACCATCGGCATCGGCATCCGGTACACCGGAGCCGACGACCCAGGACTGTACATGTCCCTTGCCGATCACGGCTTCCGGCAGCGCGGCAAGCACCATATTCTGGGCACGTTCCGGTCCGAGATAGCGGACCATGCCGGTATTCGCGCGTGCGGCCGCACGGGACGTCAGCACCGCGGCACCCGGATAGGACTGCGAACCAGTGACCAATCCGACCACGCCGCGTGAATACTTGCCATCCTCAAAACGAGGAAGACGAATCGAGTCGGCGGCGAAGGTGTTGTTCACGACTTCGACCGCAGGTTCACGCTCGTCAATATCGAATCCAAAATCGACCAACTCGATTCGACCACACGAGAACGTTGCGGGAGGCAGCACGGCGCACGGTTTCATCGCACCAAACGTCGCCGTGACCGTAGCCGGAATGTACGGGCCGGGCAACGAACCGTCGTTGACCCCGATGCCGGACGGCGTATCCACCGCGAGCACCAGCGGAAAGTCACCGGACGATTCGCGGTTGGGAAGAGCCGGCTCATCAGGGACCTCACCGTCAAGACCCAAGGCGGAAGCCAACGCTGCGGGGATTCCACGCAATGCGTCTTCGATGCCGATGCCGGTCATCGCATCGATAATGAGATGCGACTGCTGAGCCACGGACACCGCGGTTTGCAGGCGTTCGCCCGCCTCGCCAGCGGAGAAGCCGGACGAACAGCCGGGAATTTCGGCGGCCGGGTCAAGTACCAAGACTTTGCCGCCAGCGCGAACGAATGCGGCGAATCCGGCCTCATGCAACGACTTGCCCACGGCTATTGCAGTAACCTTGGCCCCCTCCTGCGCCAGAGCGGCGGCGGCGAACAGCCCATCGCCGCCATTGTCGCCGGCCCCGGCAAGCAGCACGATGGAAGTATCCTCGAGCGCCAGATCCTCGTCATCCAGCATGCCGGCAGCAATATGGGCTGTGGCCTGTGCGGCCATGCGCATCAGCGGCACGCCCTTATCCAGCAGCGGACGTTCCATATCCCGCACCGTGCCGGAGTCATAGGCACTATGCAATAACAGTTCACGGCGATCGACGTCATCGGCGTATTCCATGGCAGACCCCTTTGCGGTGCTTACGAACGAACACCATTGATTTTAGCCCGTTTGCCGAGTCATGCCGATAGCAAACATGAACATTCATGCTGTCGTCCACCTTCTTCATGGCTTCCGTTACTATGGTCTGTTGGTTTAACAGGACTCTATACGGAAAGCAGCAGGTGAAGCATGGCGATCGAGGCACAGGGTCTGGAGATTCAGATCGGCGCGCGCACCCTGCTCCATCCCACCAATTTCCATGTGGCCAAGGGAGACAAGATTGGTCTGGTGGGCCGCAACGGTGCCGGCAAGACCACGCTGACCCGTGTGATCACCGGCGACATGCTGCCGACCGCCGGCAAAGTACGTGTTTCCGGCAAGCTTGGCTACCTGCCTCAGGACACGCACGCTTCCGATCCCACGCAGACTGCGCTCGACCGCATGATGAGCGCGCGTGACATCGCCACCATCATCAACCGTATCCGCAAGGCCGAGAAGGAAATGACCGACCCGGATCCGGACGTGATGACCAAGGCCATGAACCGTTACGACAAGGCCATGCAGGACTTCGACAAGGCCGGTGGCTATGCGGCACAGTCCGAGGCGATTTCCATGGCGACTTCGCTTGGCTTACCGCAGGAGGTCATGGAACAGCAACTTGGCACCCTGTCCGGCGGTCAGCGCCGTCGTATCGAACTGGCGCGAATCCTGTTCTCCGACGCCGATACGTTGATTCTCGACGAGCCCACCAACCATTTGGACGCGGACTCCATCGAATGGCTGCGCGGCTACCTGAAGAAGTACGAGGGCGGCTTCCTGGTCATCTCCCACTCCACGGAATTGCTGGATGAAGTGGTGAACAAGGTGTGGCATCTGGACGCGCAACTCGGCCAGATCGACATGTATTCACTGAGCTGGAAGGCCTATCTGCACCAGCGCGTGGTTGATGAGGAGCGTCGCCGCCGTGAGCGTGAAGTGGCGGAGAAGAAGGCCGAACGCTTGATGAAGCAAGGCATTCGTCTGCATGCCAAGGCCTCCAAGGCGGTGGCCGCGCAGAACATGATGCGCCGCGCCGAGAAACTGCTGGAGAACACCTCGGAGGCGCAAAAGGCCGAGAAGGTGGCGGATATTCGCTTCCCCGAGCCAGCACCGTGCGGTCGTACGCCGATTATGGCCAAGGATATTTCCAAGGCGTATGGTTCCAATATCGTGTTCGCCGGCGTGAATCTGGCTATCGACAAGGGCTCACGTGTGGTGATTCTCGGCTACAACGGCGCCGGTAAGACCACTACGCTGCGTCTACTGGCCCACATCGAGGAACCGGACACCGGTTCTGTGGAATACGGTCACGGCTGCAAAATCGGCTACTTTGCGCAGGAGCACGATACGTTGGATCTGAACGCCACTGTATTAGAGAACCTGCAACACGTGGCTCCCGAGCTCGACAACACACAGGCCCGTTCTATTCTCGGCTCGTTCCTGTTCTCCGGCGATGACGCGATGAAGCCGGCTCATGTGCTATCCGGCGGTGAGAAGACCCGTCTGGCCTTGGCCACGCTGGTCACCTCGCGCGCCAACGTGCTGCTACTCGACGAGCCCACCAACAACCTTGATCCGGCCTCCCGCGAGGAGATCTTGAAGGCCATCGCCAAGTACGAGGGAGCAATCGTGCTCGTCACCCACGATGAGGGCGCCGTCGAGGCTTTGAACCCCGAGCGCGTGCTGCTCATGCCTGACGGCGACGAGGACCTCTGGAATGATAGTTATTTGGATCTGGTTGCCGAAGAATAGTCCCATCTTGGCTCCCTCGCTGAGGGGAGTGACCTAACGAAAAGCAAAGGAGCCACCTGCCATGGCCACCACAACAGGCAAGAACATCGCCATCGTCACCGGTAGTGCCTTGGGCCTCGGCTACGAACTAGCCAGCCAGCTCATCGACAAAGGCTGGCTCGTAGCCGGCATCGATTTCAACGCCGAACGCCAGGCCGAGCTCACCGCACAATGGCCCGCTGATTCCTACCGTGCCTACATCGGCGACATCACGGATGAAGCGTTCGTCAAGGAATCCGTGGCGGATATCGCCTCACTTGGCCACATCGACCTGCTTATCAACAACGCCGGTCAGCCCTCGTTCAAAGTACCCACCGCTTACGAAGCCGCCGACATCGACAAATGCCTCAAGGGTCTTAAAGGCATGATCCTGTGGACCGTGGAGACCCTCAAGGTCTGCGGCGAACGCGACGTGAAAATCGCCCAGATCATGAGTACTGCCGCCACACGTGGCAATGCGAACGAGAGCGTGTATTGCGCCACCAAGTGGGGCGAGAAGGGCTACACCAAGAGTCTGCAGGCCGCATACAAGGGCACCAGCGTCAAAGTGGTCGCCATCTATCCAGGTGGCATCGACACCGCCTTCTACCGCGACAGCCACGATTACGTTTCCGAAGACAAGCAGCACACCTTCATGCAGCCCGGTCCACTGGCTGAAGTCATCCTCTTCAACCTGATCAACGAGGCCAACCTCACCGTCACCGACATCGAAATCAATCGCAACAGCTGACTGTCAAAATAATCAGCCAAGAGCCACCGGAACCTCGTATAGGCGCCCGGTGGCTCTTCTGCTATTTACTGCAAGTGATGCAGGGCTCGGATGATGGCGCAGCGGTCCTCGGCGGTTCCCTCATTAGCGCACATGGTGGCGTACCAGCGTGGGTTGCGCAGGGTTTCGGTGCCGGTGGCCTCGTCCGTGGAGACGAGCGTGTGCGAGTCATTGGCGTACTGGAAGTGCAGGTGGCTGAGCAGACCGCCGCACATCAAAGCCGAACCAATGATG
This sequence is a window from Bifidobacterium breve DSM 20213 = JCM 1192. Protein-coding genes within it:
- a CDS encoding bifunctional ADP-dependent NAD(P)H-hydrate dehydratase/NAD(P)H-hydrate epimerase, translated to MEYADDVDRRELLLHSAYDSGTVRDMERPLLDKGVPLMRMAAQATAHIAAGMLDDEDLALEDTSIVLLAGAGDNGGDGLFAAAALAQEGAKVTAIAVGKSLHEAGFAAFVRAGGKVLVLDPAAEIPGCSSGFSAGEAGERLQTAVSVAQQSHLIIDAMTGIGIEDALRGIPAALASALGLDGEVPDEPALPNRESSGDFPLVLAVDTPSGIGVNDGSLPGPYIPATVTATFGAMKPCAVLPPATFSCGRIELVDFGFDIDEREPAVEVVNNTFAADSIRLPRFEDGKYSRGVVGLVTGSQSYPGAAVLTSRAAARANTGMVRYLGPERAQNMVLAALPEAVIGKGHVQSWVVGSGVPDADADGAGTDMQRETIAALLKHYDASAEDDAGNAYDMPPIVVDAGALDLLPERVPGQVVITPHAGEMAKLLNRLEARQDAAEHAEPREPYTVDDVQIHLLACALRAHELTGATVLLKGAVTIVVDEDHVYVSGSAPAWLAAAGAGDVLAGLTGALLAQQDALITTAETVASAAYLHGMAAAIASESEQQGWQEPELVGQEHHQRFMTLGHPIVAGDVIRAIPEAIADVIA
- a CDS encoding ABC-F family ATP-binding cassette domain-containing protein → MAIEAQGLEIQIGARTLLHPTNFHVAKGDKIGLVGRNGAGKTTLTRVITGDMLPTAGKVRVSGKLGYLPQDTHASDPTQTALDRMMSARDIATIINRIRKAEKEMTDPDPDVMTKAMNRYDKAMQDFDKAGGYAAQSEAISMATSLGLPQEVMEQQLGTLSGGQRRRIELARILFSDADTLILDEPTNHLDADSIEWLRGYLKKYEGGFLVISHSTELLDEVVNKVWHLDAQLGQIDMYSLSWKAYLHQRVVDEERRRREREVAEKKAERLMKQGIRLHAKASKAVAAQNMMRRAEKLLENTSEAQKAEKVADIRFPEPAPCGRTPIMAKDISKAYGSNIVFAGVNLAIDKGSRVVILGYNGAGKTTTLRLLAHIEEPDTGSVEYGHGCKIGYFAQEHDTLDLNATVLENLQHVAPELDNTQARSILGSFLFSGDDAMKPAHVLSGGEKTRLALATLVTSRANVLLLDEPTNNLDPASREEILKAIAKYEGAIVLVTHDEGAVEALNPERVLLMPDGDEDLWNDSYLDLVAEE
- a CDS encoding SDR family NAD(P)-dependent oxidoreductase, yielding MATTTGKNIAIVTGSALGLGYELASQLIDKGWLVAGIDFNAERQAELTAQWPADSYRAYIGDITDEAFVKESVADIASLGHIDLLINNAGQPSFKVPTAYEAADIDKCLKGLKGMILWTVETLKVCGERDVKIAQIMSTAATRGNANESVYCATKWGEKGYTKSLQAAYKGTSVKVVAIYPGGIDTAFYRDSHDYVSEDKQHTFMQPGPLAEVILFNLINEANLTVTDIEINRNS
- a CDS encoding ATP-binding cassette domain-containing protein codes for the protein MGLPAEEINRRITAVTERFGIKHLLNRSIFHLSGGQKQRVIIGSALMCGGLLSHLHFQYANDSHTLVSTDEATGTETLRNPRWYATMCANEGTAEDRCAIIRALHHLQ